In Daucus carota subsp. sativus chromosome 4, DH1 v3.0, whole genome shotgun sequence, one DNA window encodes the following:
- the LOC108216095 gene encoding histone deacetylase HDT1, whose product MEFWGVEVKAGEPLHVAPEDGELIHISQVALGEVKNVKSANYVPVRLQVDDKKYVIGTLSAEKAPQIMFDLVLEKDFTLSHDWKDGSLYFCGYTAAAEGDDDDGQFGEDFSDEDESEDEEIIEKGKPVADVQAAVPAKSKAAAAKEGTSAKPKVTLVDPKKEDSDDSEDSDEDSDDESEDDLDDDDSDDGMSEDEETPKKVESSKKRPSGSEIKTPASIKKSKTETPQKTDGKKGAHTATPHPAKKSDKKAAETPKSSGQVTCKSCSKTFNSEKGLESHSKAKHGGK is encoded by the exons ATGGAGTTTTGGG GAGTTGAAGTTAAAGCCGGAGAGCCACTACACGTTGCCCCTGAAGATGGAGAACTCATTCATATCTCTCAG GTTGCGCTTGGAGAAGTGAAGAATGTGAAATCTGCCAATTATGTGCCAGTTCGTTTGCAAGTCGATGACAAGAAATATGTTATTGGAACACTCTCAGCTGAGAAGGCTCCTCAAATAATGTTTGATTTAGTGCTCGAGAAAGATTTTACGCTCTCACATGACTGGAAAGATGGAAGTCTCTACTTTTGCGGTTACACTGCTGCTGCCGAGGGAGA TGATGATGATGGACAATTTGGTGAGG atttctCGGATGAGGACGAGAGTGAGGATGAGGAGATCATTGAAAAGG GTAAACCTGTGGCTGATGTCCAAGCAGCCGTACCTGCTAAATCTAAGGCTGCTGCTGCCAAGGAAGGAACCTCTGCAAAGCCAAAGGTGACACTTGTGGATCCCAAAAAAGAAGATTCAGATGATAGTGAAGATTCAGACGAAGATAGTGATGATGAG TCTGAAGATGATCTAGATGATGATGATTCAGATGATGGCATGTCTGAAGATGAGGAGACACCTAAGAAG GTTGAGTCATCCAAGAAAAGACCTTCAGGCTCTGAAATTAAAACTCCAGCTTCTATTAAGAAGTCCAAGACTGAAACCCCTCAGAAAACAG ATGGTAAGAAGGGTGCCCACACAGCAACTCCACACCCTGCAAAGAAATCGGATAAAAAAGCAGCGGAAACACCCAAATCAAGTGGACAAGTCACTTGCAAGAGCTGTAGCAA GACATTTAACTCGGAAAAGGGTTTGGAGTCTCATTCAAAGGCAAAGCACGGTGGCAAATAA
- the LOC108217901 gene encoding putative UPF0481 protein At3g02645 — MSKSNSSFTSPTQTTPANKIFTVNEQGWVIQIRKTLEEEFEEEDNSESPVCIYSVPSTLVFTCPEAYTPQQVALGPYHHWRQELYEMERHKIAAARRTMRHVKCFKAFQEIVDQFHKLEPKIRACYHKYLTVSTETLTWMMAIDVPFLLEFLEGYAMKEGMLLSRSKSRLTLSVLDAAERKSSHIEIMRDILMLENQVPLFLLRKMLEFELGSVDAADDTLLAMLKGFSIELYPLKTPENLPKILIHDSVHILDFFYRLLMPKDFEKSQVTEDEDFYGGNEKEEEITIDEETNNRVIKFFNSMFATLSNLNIHPVRFLKAILSSKPLKLLLKMPWTIITKLPILNMLKEPIEKIFMRHEKEDGKAEDDVSRPPLIEELTIPSVTVLSQAGVILVPTDGGICSTNFDVKTRTLSLPRVNLDVNAGIIMRNMVAYESCHASGPLIFSRYTELMNGIVDTKDDVKLLREKGIILNRLKSDEEAADMWNGMSRSVKLTKVPFLDKVVEDVNKYYNGRWKVKAEKCIRSYIYGSWRILTVLACILILGLLALQTFCSVYTCSRVIRQYATPDSTQP, encoded by the coding sequence ATGTCCAAGTCTAATTCTTCATTCACTTCTCCTACTCAAACTACCCCTGCAAACAAAATCTTCACTGTCAATGAACAAGGATGGGTGATCCAGATTCGAAAAACCCTCGAGGAAGAGTTCGAGGAAGAAGATAATTCAGAAAGCCCTGTTTGCATTTACTCTGTTCCTTCAACTCTGGTTTTCACATGTCCTGAAGCCTATACTCCTCAGCAAGTTGCATTAGGCCCTTACCATCACTGGCGCCAGGAGCTTTACGAGATGGAAAGGCACAAAATCGCGGCGGCTAGGAGAACCATGAGGCATGTTAAATGCTTTAAGGCCTTTCAGGAAATAGTTGATCAGTTTCATAAGCTGGAGCCAAAGATCAGGGCTTGTTACCATAAGTACCTCACTGTAAGTACTGAGACTTTGACATGGATGATGGCGATCGATGTGCCTTTCTTGCTCGAGTTTCTTGAGGGCTACGCGATGAAAGAAGGCATGTTGTTGAGCAGGTCTAAATCAAGACTGACATTGAGTGTTCTTGATGCTGCAGAGAGAAAGTCATCTCATATTGAGATCATGAGAGATATCTTGATGCTTGAGAATCAGGTTCCTCTGTTTCTACTGAGGAAGATGCTCGAGTTTGAACTGGGATCGGTGGATGCAGCTGATGACACTTTGCTAGCAATGCTGAAGGGCTTTTCAATAGAGCTGTATCCACTGAAAACACCCGAAAACTTACCAAAGATCCTGATCCATGACTCTGTTCATATTCTTGATTTCTTTTACCGCCTGCTGATGCCTAAAGACTTCGAAAAATCTCAAGTCACTGAGGATGAAGATTTTTATGGTGGAAATGAAAAGGAGGAAGAAATTACAATTGATGAAGAAACAAATAATCGTGTCATAAAGTTTTTCAATTCGATGTTTGCAACCCTGTCGAATCTGAATATACATCCGGTACGTTTTCTCAAGGCAATATTGAGCTCTAAGCCTCTGAAATTGCTACTCAAGATGCCATGGACAATCATCACAAAACTTCCCATACTCAACATGCTAAAAGAGCCTATTGAAAAGATATTTATGAGACACGAAAAAGAAGATGGGAAGGCTGAAGACGACGTCAGTCGCCCTCCACTGATTGAGGAGCTCACGATCCCTTCAGTCACAGTGTTATCCCAAGCCGGAGTGATCTTGGTGCCCACGGATGGAGGAATTTGTAGCACAAATTTCGACGTGAAGACACGTACCTTAAGTCTGCCTAGAGTGAACCTAGATGTCAATGCAGGTATTATCATGAGAAACATGGTGGCATATGAATCTTGTCATGCATCAGGGCCATTGATTTTTTCTCGTTACACGGAACTTATGAATGGCATTGTGGATACTAAGGATGATGTTAAGCTTCTCAGAGAAAAGGGGATCATTTTGAACCGTTTGAAGAGTGATGAGGAAGCAGCAGATATGTGGAATGGGATGAGCAGGTCAGTGAAATTGACAAAAGTGCCCTTCTTAGACAAGGTTGTTGAGGATGTTAACAAGTATTACAATGGGAGGTGGAAGGTTAAAGCTGAGAAATGCATCAGGAGTTACATTTATGGTTCTTGGAGGATTCTCACAGTGCTGGCCTGTATattgatccttggtctattgGCTTTACAAACCTTCTGCTCTGTTTATACTTGTTCTCGTGTGATTCGCCAGTATGCCACCCCGGATTCTACACAGCCTTGA
- the LOC108216537 gene encoding uncharacterized protein At4g22758, translating into MSSPKNHRKKHEEKSRKPSSFHGRTAETMAVAKLNRPRTAPDLFPGRRVAGVASPEVKPTKLTKLLLNVTVQRSLGAVMVIMSPESTVGDLIAAVLRQYVKEGRRPILESTNCDDFDLHYSQFSLESLDKEEKLINLGSRNFFLCPKKSDTMAGIRPGSCSKEGELCPRKSKTVDNCGGVRAAACSNEAEEEWMTQIAWLKLMELLL; encoded by the exons ATGTCATCACCGAAGAATCATCGGAAAAAGCACGAAGAAAAGAGCCGAAAACCGTCGTCGTTCCACGGCAGAACGGCGGAGACGATGGCGGTGGCGAAGCTTAATAGGCCGAGGACGGCGCCGGACCTGTTTCCCGGAAGAAGAGTTGCCGGAGTAGCTTCGCCGGAGGTGAAGCCGACGAAGTTGACGAAGCTGTTGTTGAACGTGACTGTGCAACGGAGTTTAGGTGCCGTGATGGTGATCATGTCGCCGGAGTCAACTGTCGGGGACTTGATCGCGGCGGTGCTACGGCAGTATGTTAAGGAAGGGAGGCGCCCGATTTTAGAGTCGACGAATTGCGATGATTTTGATCTTCATTACTCGCAGTTTAGCTTGGAAA GTCTGGATAAGGAGGAGAAGTTGATAAACTTAGGATCAAGAAACTTCTTTTTGTGCCCGAAAAAATCGGATACGATGGCCGGAATAAGGCCGGGAAGTTGTTCGAAGGAGGGTGAGTTATGCCCTAGAAAGTCGAAAACGGTGGACAATTGCGGCGGAGTAAGGGCGGCAGCTTGCTCGaatgaagctgaggaagaatgGATGACACAGATTGCATGGCTTAAATTGATGGAGCTCTTGTTATGA
- the LOC108218997 gene encoding splicing factor U2af small subunit B isoform X1, producing the protein MAEHLASIFGTEKDRVNCPFYFKIGACRHGDRCSRLHTKPSVSPTLLLSNMYQRPDMITPGVDAQGNPLDPKKMQDHFEDFYEDLFEELDKYGEIESLNVCDNLADHMVGNVYVQFREEEHASNALKNLTGRYYAGRPIIVDYSPVTDFREATCRQYEENICNRGGYCNFMHLKKIGRELRRQLFGRYRSRHSRSRSRSPYRHRSYDDRSHSSRHGRRYEDRDHHESRRKYRSISPERRSGRSRSPGARKHRSPVREGSEERRAKIEQWNRERDQAELAKHTMTGEHGMDYEGQKHNGDHYHHQHPREDSGYY; encoded by the exons ATGGCGGAGCACTTGGCCTCGATTTTCGGGACGGAGAAGGACCGTGTCAACTGCCCCTTCTATTTCAAGATCGGCGCGTGTCGCCACGGCGATCGCTGCTCCAGGCTCCACACCAAGCCCAGTGTGAGCCCCACGCTCCTGCTCTCCAACATGTATCAGCGCCCCGATATGATCACTCCTGGCGTTGATGCTCAAGGCAACCCTCTCGATCCCAAGAAAATGCAGGATCACTTCGAG GACTTCTATGAAGATCTTTTTGAGGAGCTGGACAAGTATGGGGAAATTGAGAGCTTGAATGTTTGTGACAATCTTGCAGATCACATG GTGGGTAATGTGTATGTCCAGTTTAGGGAAGAAGAACATGCCTCAAATGCTTTAAAGAATCTGACAGGAAGATACTATGCTG GACGGCCCATCATTGTTGATTATTCGCCAGTAACCGACTTTCGTGAAGCCACATGTAGGCAATATGAGGAGAATATTTGCAATCGTGGTGGGTACTGCAACTTTATGCATTTGAAGAAAATCGGCAG GGAGCTGAGGCGACAGTTATTTGGTAGGTACAGAAGCAGGCACAGTCGTAGCCGTAGCAGAAGTCCTTACAGGCACCGAAGCTATGACGATCGTTCACACAGCAGTCGCCATGGTAGGAGGTATGAGGATAGGGATCATCATGAAAGCCGCAGGAAATACAGGAGCATAAGCCCTGAGCGCCGTAGTGGTCGGAGCAGGAGTCCAGGGGCAAGAAAGCATCGTAGTCCTGTAAGAGAAGGCAGTGAAGAGAGGAGAGCTAAAATTGAGCAATGGAACAGGGAAAGGGATCAGGCAGAACTTGCGAAGCATACCATGACTGGCGAACATGGGATGGACTATGAGGGACAGAAGCATAATGGTGATCACTATCATCATCAGCATCCGCGAGAGGACAGCGGATATTACTAA
- the LOC108218997 gene encoding splicing factor U2af small subunit B isoform X2 — protein MAEHLASIFGTEKDRVNCPFYFKIGACRHGDRCSRLHTKPSVSPTLLLSNMYQRPDMITPGVDAQGNPLDPKKMQDHFEDFYEDLFEELDKYGEIESLNVCDNLADHMVGNVYVQFREEEHASNALKNLTGRYYAGRPIIVDYSPVTDFREATCRQYEENICNRGGYCNFMHLKKIGRYRSRHSRSRSRSPYRHRSYDDRSHSSRHGRRYEDRDHHESRRKYRSISPERRSGRSRSPGARKHRSPVREGSEERRAKIEQWNRERDQAELAKHTMTGEHGMDYEGQKHNGDHYHHQHPREDSGYY, from the exons ATGGCGGAGCACTTGGCCTCGATTTTCGGGACGGAGAAGGACCGTGTCAACTGCCCCTTCTATTTCAAGATCGGCGCGTGTCGCCACGGCGATCGCTGCTCCAGGCTCCACACCAAGCCCAGTGTGAGCCCCACGCTCCTGCTCTCCAACATGTATCAGCGCCCCGATATGATCACTCCTGGCGTTGATGCTCAAGGCAACCCTCTCGATCCCAAGAAAATGCAGGATCACTTCGAG GACTTCTATGAAGATCTTTTTGAGGAGCTGGACAAGTATGGGGAAATTGAGAGCTTGAATGTTTGTGACAATCTTGCAGATCACATG GTGGGTAATGTGTATGTCCAGTTTAGGGAAGAAGAACATGCCTCAAATGCTTTAAAGAATCTGACAGGAAGATACTATGCTG GACGGCCCATCATTGTTGATTATTCGCCAGTAACCGACTTTCGTGAAGCCACATGTAGGCAATATGAGGAGAATATTTGCAATCGTGGTGGGTACTGCAACTTTATGCATTTGAAGAAAATCGGCAG GTACAGAAGCAGGCACAGTCGTAGCCGTAGCAGAAGTCCTTACAGGCACCGAAGCTATGACGATCGTTCACACAGCAGTCGCCATGGTAGGAGGTATGAGGATAGGGATCATCATGAAAGCCGCAGGAAATACAGGAGCATAAGCCCTGAGCGCCGTAGTGGTCGGAGCAGGAGTCCAGGGGCAAGAAAGCATCGTAGTCCTGTAAGAGAAGGCAGTGAAGAGAGGAGAGCTAAAATTGAGCAATGGAACAGGGAAAGGGATCAGGCAGAACTTGCGAAGCATACCATGACTGGCGAACATGGGATGGACTATGAGGGACAGAAGCATAATGGTGATCACTATCATCATCAGCATCCGCGAGAGGACAGCGGATATTACTAA
- the LOC108218990 gene encoding glucomannan 4-beta-mannosyltransferase 2: MAQVSGKSFIPETFQGTTVDIATQIGLLWELIKTPLIVPLLKLAVVICLAMELMLFAERLYMGIVIILVKLFWKKPEKRYNWEPMKDDLEAGNSTFPLVLIQIPMFNEREVYKISIGAACNLSWPADRLVIQVLDDSTDPIIKEMVEKECKRWAAKGLNITYQIRETRGGYKAGALKEGLKRDYVKECEYVAIFDADFRPEPDFLRRSIPFLMHNPKIALVQARWRFVNSNECLMTRMQEMSLDYHFTVEQEVGSATHAFFGFNGTGGIWRIAAINEAGGWKDRTTVEDMDLAVRASLKGWKFVYLGDLQVKSELPSTFKAFRYQQHRWSCGPANLFRKMVMEIVRNKKVNFWKKVYVIYSFFFVRKIIAHMVTFFFFCVVLPLTIMVPEIDVPKWGAIYIPCIITTLNSVGTPGSIHLLFYWILFENVMSFHRTKATFIGLFEAKRANEWVVTEKLGDALKNKKSAKKFNFNIGDRIHVTELGFAAFLFFCGCYDYLYGKNNYFVYMFLQTITFSIVGLGYIGTIVPS, from the exons ATGGCTCAAGTTTCAGGTAAAAGTTTCATTCCAGAGACTTTCCAGGGCACAACAGTGGATATAGCAACTCAAATTGGGTTGCTCTGGGAGCTCATTAAGACCCCATTAATTGTACCATTGCTTAAACTAGCTGTGGTTATTTGTTTAGCTATGGAACTCATGCTCTTTGCTGAGAGATTATACATGGGAATAGTCATTATATTGGTTAAACTCTTTTGGAAAAAGCCTGAGAAAAGATACAACTGGgagccaatgaaagatgatTTAGAAGCTGGGAATTCTACTTTTCCTCTCGTGCTTATACAGATCCCTATGTTTAATGAAAGAGAG GTTTACAAAATCTCTATTGGGGCTGCTTGTAATCTCTCATGGCCAGCTGATCGCCTTGTTATACAAGTTCTCGACGATTCAACTGACCCGATTATTAAG GAAATGGTTGAGAAAGAATGCAAAAGATGGGCAGCTAAAGGCTTAAACATAACCTACCAAATCAGAGAAACTAGAGGTGGCTACAAAGCTGGTGCACTTAAAGAAGGATTAAAGCGTGATTACGTTAAAGAATGCGAATACGTGGCGATTTTCGACGCTGATTTCCGGCCAGAACCCGATTTTCTCCGACGGTCCATTCCATTCCTCATGCACAATCCTAAAATTGCACTTGTTCAAGCCAGATGGAGATTCG TGAATTCTAATGAGTGCTTGATGACAAGAATGCAAGAGATGTCACTAGATTACCATTTTACAGTGGAGCAAGAAGTGGGCTCAGCTACTCATGCCTTCTTTGGTTTTAATG GGACTGGTGGCATATGGAGAATTGCTGCCATCAATGAGGCCGGTGGCTGGAAAGATCGAACAACAGTCGAAGATATGGATCTTGCTGTTCGGGCTAGTCTTAAGGGCTGGAAATTTGTTTACCTTGGCGATCTTCAG GTAAAAAGTGAACTTCCTAGTACTTTTAAGGCCTTCCGATATCAGCAACACAGATGGTCTTGTGGTCCTGCCAATTTGTTTAGAAAAATGGTGATGGAAATTGTGAGGAACAAG AAAGTTAACTTCTGGAAAAAGGTTTATGTGATTTACAGCTTCTTCTTTGTACGAAAGATCATAGCTCATATGGtcacatttttctttttctgtgtCGTCCTTCCATTAACCATCATGGTTCCTGAAATTGATGTTCCGAAATGGGGAGCCATATATATCCCTTGCATCATCACCACTCTCAATTCAGTTGGAACCCCCGG GTCAATCCATTTACTGTTTTACTGGATCCTGTTTGAAAATGTGATGTCATTCCACCGTACCAAGGCAACCTTTATTGGATTATTTGAGGCAAAGAGGGCTAATGAATGGGTTGTGACTGAGAAACTAGGAGATGCTCTCAAGAACAAAAAATCAGCTAAGAAATTCAACTTCAATATAGGAGACAG AATACACGTTACAGAGCTGGGATTCGCAGCATTCCTCTTCTTCTGCGGATGCTATGACTATCTTTATGGGAAAAACAACTACTTTGTTTACATGTTCCTCCAAACAATAACATTTTCTATCGTGGGATTAGGCTACATTGGTACCATTGTCCCAAGCTGA